The following coding sequences are from one Thermostaphylospora chromogena window:
- a CDS encoding GntR family transcriptional regulator, whose product MSESPVSPEPPIYRRIADGLRTSILSGELRDGDRLPGENALMAQHGIARATARQALAVLINEGLAVPKRGSGVYVRRFKPIRRHGSRRVAHSQWGNGRAIWDADAHGRAYTVDSVKISRGQADEETARTLGCTDVWIRQRRYSVDGRPVQLATSFFPADLVEGSPITRPDTGPGGVYARLGDLGHAPARFSEEVRARMPLPEEATALDLPAGTPVILISRIAFTAAGTPVEVNKMVLDAAGYVLQYDFDA is encoded by the coding sequence GTGTCGGAATCCCCGGTATCCCCCGAGCCCCCGATCTACCGCCGCATCGCCGACGGGCTCCGCACCTCGATCTTGTCCGGTGAACTGCGCGACGGGGACCGACTGCCGGGCGAAAACGCCCTCATGGCGCAGCACGGCATCGCGCGCGCCACGGCGAGGCAGGCGCTGGCCGTGCTCATCAACGAAGGGCTGGCGGTGCCCAAACGCGGCTCGGGAGTCTACGTACGGCGCTTCAAGCCGATCCGGCGGCACGGATCACGGCGCGTCGCCCACAGTCAATGGGGGAACGGCCGGGCGATCTGGGACGCCGACGCCCACGGCCGGGCGTACACGGTCGACTCGGTGAAGATCAGCAGGGGCCAAGCCGACGAAGAGACCGCCCGCACGCTCGGCTGCACCGATGTGTGGATACGGCAGCGCCGCTACTCCGTGGACGGGCGCCCCGTGCAGCTGGCCACCTCGTTCTTCCCCGCCGACCTGGTCGAGGGCAGCCCCATCACCCGGCCCGACACCGGTCCGGGCGGCGTCTACGCCCGCCTCGGCGACCTCGGCCACGCGCCTGCCCGCTTCTCCGAGGAGGTGCGGGCGCGGATGCCGCTCCCGGAGGAGGCCACCGCACTGGACCTGCCCGCCGGCACCCCGGTCATCCTCATCTCCAGAATCGCCTTCACCGCCGCGGGCACCCCCGTTGAGGTCAACAAGATGGTCCTCGACGCCGCGGGCTATGTACTCCAGTACGACTTCGACGCCTGA